From Actinomyces sp. oral taxon 171 str. F0337, one genomic window encodes:
- a CDS encoding GNAT family N-acetyltransferase, producing the protein MTSSTPETASPSSPSSSSSPSSPSDSRDGSVLGADPLAGLTPDPDTRAPHHHSPGAHDRTEHDHSAPQAPGGFVRPARAADLTAIGQVQAATMLASLEAGHTAEHGAPLPEGVRAMIAAPVIAAGWEAAVAEPPSPEHHVLVATTAQAEAASRTVVGLLGLAPTQSMDAEGQADEAGVQAVEVTALGVEPASQRRGHGSRLLAAAVDLARQDGARALVAWAVRGDESVSRLLSSVGMAPTGAHRVLGVGEGITEDCWAASL; encoded by the coding sequence ATGACCTCCTCGACCCCCGAGACTGCATCGCCATCATCGCCATCATCGTCATCATCACCATCATCACCCTCCGACAGCCGGGACGGCTCCGTGCTGGGCGCCGACCCGCTGGCCGGACTCACCCCAGACCCGGATACGCGTGCACCGCACCACCACTCCCCCGGCGCTCACGACCGTACGGAGCATGACCATAGCGCCCCCCAGGCACCAGGAGGCTTCGTGCGCCCGGCTAGGGCGGCGGACCTGACGGCGATCGGGCAGGTCCAGGCCGCCACCATGCTCGCCTCCCTGGAGGCAGGACACACCGCCGAGCACGGTGCGCCGCTGCCCGAGGGCGTGCGGGCGATGATCGCCGCCCCGGTCATCGCAGCGGGCTGGGAGGCGGCGGTGGCTGAGCCGCCCTCGCCCGAGCACCACGTCCTGGTGGCCACCACCGCCCAGGCGGAGGCCGCGAGCCGGACGGTGGTGGGCCTGCTGGGCCTGGCCCCCACCCAGTCCATGGACGCCGAGGGGCAGGCTGATGAGGCCGGGGTGCAGGCCGTGGAGGTCACGGCCCTGGGCGTGGAGCCGGCCAGTCAGCGCCGGGGACACGGCTCCCGGCTCCTGGCGGCGGCCGTGGACCTGGCCCGTCAGGACGGCGCCAGGGCTCTGGTGGCATGGGCGGTGCGCGGGGACGAGTCGGTCAGCCGGCTCCTGTCCTCGGTCGGCATGGCGCCCACCGGGGCCCACCGGGTGCTCGGCGTCGGCGAGGGCATCACCGAGGACTGCTGGGCGGCCTCGCTGTAG